Proteins from a genomic interval of Harpia harpyja isolate bHarHar1 chromosome 9, bHarHar1 primary haplotype, whole genome shotgun sequence:
- the LOC128145561 gene encoding sodium/potassium-transporting ATPase subunit alpha-2 isoform X1 produces the protein MMPVATVTPMLAVTSMPMAGREYSPAATTSENGGGKRKQKEKELDELKKEVNLDDHKLSLDELGRKYQVDLSRGLTNARAAEILVQDGPNALTPPPTTPEWVKFCRQLFGGFSILLWIGAILCFLAYGIQAAMEDEPSNDNLYLGVVLAAVVIVTGCFSYYQEAKSSKIMDSFKNMVPQQALVIREGEKIQINAENVVVGDLVEVKGGDRVPADMRIISSHGCKVDNSSLTGESEPQTRSPEFTHENPLETRNICFFSTNCVEGTARGIVISTGDRTVMGRIASLASGLEVGRTPIAMEIEHFIRLITGVAVFLGLSFFILSLILGYTWLEAVIFLIGIIVANVPEGLLATVTVCLTLTAKRMARKNCLVKNLEAVETLGSTSTICSDKTGTLTQNRMTVAHMWFDNQIHEADTTEDQSGATFDKRSPTWAALARIAGLCNRAVFKPGQENISISKRDTAGDASESALLKCIQLSCGSVEKMRDKNPKVTEIPFNSTNKYQLSIHEREEDPQGYLLVMKGAPERILDRCSRILLQGQEVPLDQEMREAFQNAYLELGGLGERVLGFCHLYLSPDKFPRGFRFDADEVNFPTSNLCFVGLMSMIDPPRAAVPDAVGKCRSAGIKVIMVTGDHPITAKAIAKGVGIISEGNETVEDIAARLNIPVSQVNPREAKACVVHGSDLKDMTSEQLDEILKNHTEIVFARTSPQQKLIIVEGCQRQGAIVAVTGDGVNDSPALKKADIGIAMGIAGSDVSKQAADMILLDDNFASIVTGVEEGRLIFDNLKKSIAYTLTSNIPEITPFLLFIIANIPLPLGTVTILCIDLGTDMVPAISLAYEAAESDIMKRQPRNPRTDKLVNERLISMAYGQIGMIQALGGFFTYFVILAENGFLPGTLVGIRLAWDDRSTNDLEDSYGQEWTYEQRKVVEFTCHTAFFASIVVVQWADLIICKTRRNSVFQQGMKNKILIFGLLEETALAAFLSYCPGMGVALRMYPLKVTWWFCAFPYSLLIFAYDEVRKLILRRYPGGWVEKETYY, from the exons ATGATGCCTGTGGCCACGGTGACCCCCATGCTGGCGGTGACATCCATGCCCATG GCCGGCCGGGAGTACTCGCCTGCTGCCACCACCTCCGAAAATGGGGGCGgcaagaggaagcagaaggagaaggagctggatgagCTGAAGAAGGAGGTCAACTTG GACGACCACAAGCTGTCCCTGGATGAGCTGGGCAGGAAGTACCAGGTGGACCTGTCCCGG GGCCTGACCAACGCGCGGGCGGCTGAGATCCTGGTGCAGGACGGCCCCAACGCCCTGAcgcccccccccaccacccccgaGTGGGTCAAGTTCTGCCGGCAGCTCTTCGGGGGCTTCTCCATCCTCCTCTGGATCGGGGCCATCCTCTGCTTCCTGGCCTACGGCATCCAGGCTGCCATGGAGGATGAGCCCTCCAATGACAAT CTGTACCTGGGGGTGGTGCTGGCCGCCGTCGTCATTGTCACCGGCTGCTTCTCCTACTACCAAGAGGCCAAAAGCTCCAAGATCATGGACTCCTTCAAGAACATGGTGCCCCAG CAAGCGCTGGTGATCCGCGAGGGTGAGAAGATCCAGATCAACGCAGAGAACGTGGTGGTGGGTGACCTGGTGGAGGTGAAGGGGGGGGACCGGGTGCCTGCTGACATGCGCATCATCTCCTCCCACGGCTGCAAG GTGGACAACTCATCGCTGACGGGGGAGTCAGAGCCGCAGACCCGCTCACCCGAGTTCACCCACGAGAACCCACTGGAAACCCGCAACATCTGCTTCTTCTCCACCAACTGCGTGGAAG GCACCGCTCGTGGCATCGTGATCTCCACGGGGGACCGGACGGTGATGGGGCGCATCGCCTCACTGGCCTCGGGGCTGGAGGTGGGGCGCACACCCATCGCCATGGAGATCGAGCATTTCATCCGCCTCATTACTGGTGTCGCTGTCTTCCTCGGCCTCTCCTTCTTCATCCTCTCCCTCATCCTGGGCTACACCTGGCTGGAGGCCGTCATCTTCCTCATCGGCATCATCGTGGCCAACGTTCCTGAGGGGCTGCTAGCCACTGTCACC GTGTGCCTGACGCTGACAGCCAAGAGGATGGCACGCAAGAACTGCCTGGTGAAGAACCTGGAGGCAGTGGAGACGCTGGGCTCCACCTCCACCATCTGCTCCGACAAGACGGGGACCCTCACGCAGAATCGCATGACCGTTGCCCACATGTGGTTCGACAACCAGATCCATGAGGCCGACACCACCGAGGACCAGTCCG GTGCCACATTCGACAAGCGCTCGCCCACCTGGGCAGCACTGGCCCGCATCGCTGGGCTCTGCAACCGTGCCGTCTTCAAGCCGGGCCAGGAAAACATCTCCATTTCCAAG CGGGACACGGCGGGTGACGCCTCGGAGTCGGCGCTGCTGAAGTGCATCCAGCTCTCCTGTGGCTCCGTCGAAAAGATGCGGGACAAGAACCCCAAAGTCACCGAGATCCCCTTCAACTCCACCAACAAGTACCAG CTCTCCATCCACGAGCGGGAGGAGGACCCCCAGGGGTACCTGCTGGTGATGAAGGGGGCCCCCGAGCGCATCCTGGACCGCTGCTCCCGCATCCTGCTGCAGGGCCAGGAGGTGCCGCTGGACCAGGAGATGCGGGAGGCCTTCCAGAATGCCTAcctggagctgggggggctgggtgAACGTGTCCTGG GTTTCTGTCACCTCTACCTGTCCCCGGACAAGTTCCCCCGCGGGTTCAGGTTTGACGCCGACGAGGTCAACTTCCCCACCAGCAACCTCTGCTTCGTGGGGCTGATGTCCATGATTGACCCCCCCCGTGCCGCTGTCCCCGACGCCGTCGGCAAGTGCCGCAGCGCCGGCATCAAG GTGATCATGGTGACGGGGGACCACCCCATCACAGCCAAGGCCATTGCCAAGGGGGTGGGCATCATCTCGGAGGGCAACGAGACGGTGGAGGACATCGCTGCCCGTCTCAACATCCCCGTCAGCCAGGTCAACCCCCG GGAGGCGAAGGCTTGTGTGGTACACGGCTCCGACCTGAAGGACATGACCTCGGAGCAGCTGGACGAGATCCTCAAGAACCACACCGAGATCGTCTTCGCCCGCACGTCCCCCCAGCAGAAGCTCATCATCGTGGAGGGCTGCCAGCGCCAG GGTGCCATAGTGGCAGTGACAGGGGACGGGGTGAACGACTCCCCGGCACTGAAGAAGGCTGACATCGGCATCGCCATGGGCATCGCTGGCTCCGATGTCTCCAAGCAGGCGGCCGACATGATCCTCCTCGATGACAACTTCGCCTCCATTGTCACCGGCGTGGAAGAAG GGCGCCTGATCTTTGACAACCTGAAGAAGTCCATTGCCTACACCCTGACCAGCAACATCCCTGAGAtcacccccttcctcctcttcatcatcgCCAacatccccctgcccctgggCACTGTCACCATCCTCTGCATTGACCTGGGCACTGACATG GTCCCCGCCATCTCCCTGGCATATGAGGCAGCCGAGAGTGACATCATGAAGCGCCAGCCCAGGAACCCCCGAACGGACAAGCTGGTGAACGAGCGGCTCATCAGCATGGCCTACGGGCAGATCG GGATGATCCAGGCACTGGGCGGTTTCTTCACCTACTTCGTGATCCTGGCTGAGAATGGCTTCCTGCCCGGCACGCTGGTGGGCATCCGCCTGGCCTGGGATGACCGCTCCACCAATGACCTGGAGGACTCCTATGGCCAGGAGTGG acctaTGAGCAGCGCAAGGTGGTGGAGTTCACCTGCCACACCGCCTTCTTCGCCAGCATTGTGGTGGTGCAATGGGCCGACCTCATTATCTGCAAGACCCGCCGCAACTCTGTCTTCCAGCAAGGCATGAA GAACAAGATCCTGATCTTCGGGCTGCTGGAAGAAACGGCGCTGGCAGCATTTCTCTCCTACTGCCCCGGCATGGGGGTGGCCCTGCGCATGTACCCCCTCAA GGTCACTTGGTGGTTCTGCGCCTTCCCCTACAGCCTCCTCATCTTCGCCTACGACGAAGTGCGCAAGCTCATCCTGCGCCGCTACCCCGGTG GCTGGGTGGAGAAGGAGACCTACTACTAG
- the LOC128145561 gene encoding sodium/potassium-transporting ATPase subunit alpha-2 isoform X2, with product MGRGAGREYSPAATTSENGGGKRKQKEKELDELKKEVNLDDHKLSLDELGRKYQVDLSRGLTNARAAEILVQDGPNALTPPPTTPEWVKFCRQLFGGFSILLWIGAILCFLAYGIQAAMEDEPSNDNLYLGVVLAAVVIVTGCFSYYQEAKSSKIMDSFKNMVPQQALVIREGEKIQINAENVVVGDLVEVKGGDRVPADMRIISSHGCKVDNSSLTGESEPQTRSPEFTHENPLETRNICFFSTNCVEGTARGIVISTGDRTVMGRIASLASGLEVGRTPIAMEIEHFIRLITGVAVFLGLSFFILSLILGYTWLEAVIFLIGIIVANVPEGLLATVTVCLTLTAKRMARKNCLVKNLEAVETLGSTSTICSDKTGTLTQNRMTVAHMWFDNQIHEADTTEDQSGATFDKRSPTWAALARIAGLCNRAVFKPGQENISISKRDTAGDASESALLKCIQLSCGSVEKMRDKNPKVTEIPFNSTNKYQLSIHEREEDPQGYLLVMKGAPERILDRCSRILLQGQEVPLDQEMREAFQNAYLELGGLGERVLGFCHLYLSPDKFPRGFRFDADEVNFPTSNLCFVGLMSMIDPPRAAVPDAVGKCRSAGIKVIMVTGDHPITAKAIAKGVGIISEGNETVEDIAARLNIPVSQVNPREAKACVVHGSDLKDMTSEQLDEILKNHTEIVFARTSPQQKLIIVEGCQRQGAIVAVTGDGVNDSPALKKADIGIAMGIAGSDVSKQAADMILLDDNFASIVTGVEEGRLIFDNLKKSIAYTLTSNIPEITPFLLFIIANIPLPLGTVTILCIDLGTDMVPAISLAYEAAESDIMKRQPRNPRTDKLVNERLISMAYGQIGMIQALGGFFTYFVILAENGFLPGTLVGIRLAWDDRSTNDLEDSYGQEWTYEQRKVVEFTCHTAFFASIVVVQWADLIICKTRRNSVFQQGMKNKILIFGLLEETALAAFLSYCPGMGVALRMYPLKVTWWFCAFPYSLLIFAYDEVRKLILRRYPGGWVEKETYY from the exons ATGGGCAGAGGG GCCGGCCGGGAGTACTCGCCTGCTGCCACCACCTCCGAAAATGGGGGCGgcaagaggaagcagaaggagaaggagctggatgagCTGAAGAAGGAGGTCAACTTG GACGACCACAAGCTGTCCCTGGATGAGCTGGGCAGGAAGTACCAGGTGGACCTGTCCCGG GGCCTGACCAACGCGCGGGCGGCTGAGATCCTGGTGCAGGACGGCCCCAACGCCCTGAcgcccccccccaccacccccgaGTGGGTCAAGTTCTGCCGGCAGCTCTTCGGGGGCTTCTCCATCCTCCTCTGGATCGGGGCCATCCTCTGCTTCCTGGCCTACGGCATCCAGGCTGCCATGGAGGATGAGCCCTCCAATGACAAT CTGTACCTGGGGGTGGTGCTGGCCGCCGTCGTCATTGTCACCGGCTGCTTCTCCTACTACCAAGAGGCCAAAAGCTCCAAGATCATGGACTCCTTCAAGAACATGGTGCCCCAG CAAGCGCTGGTGATCCGCGAGGGTGAGAAGATCCAGATCAACGCAGAGAACGTGGTGGTGGGTGACCTGGTGGAGGTGAAGGGGGGGGACCGGGTGCCTGCTGACATGCGCATCATCTCCTCCCACGGCTGCAAG GTGGACAACTCATCGCTGACGGGGGAGTCAGAGCCGCAGACCCGCTCACCCGAGTTCACCCACGAGAACCCACTGGAAACCCGCAACATCTGCTTCTTCTCCACCAACTGCGTGGAAG GCACCGCTCGTGGCATCGTGATCTCCACGGGGGACCGGACGGTGATGGGGCGCATCGCCTCACTGGCCTCGGGGCTGGAGGTGGGGCGCACACCCATCGCCATGGAGATCGAGCATTTCATCCGCCTCATTACTGGTGTCGCTGTCTTCCTCGGCCTCTCCTTCTTCATCCTCTCCCTCATCCTGGGCTACACCTGGCTGGAGGCCGTCATCTTCCTCATCGGCATCATCGTGGCCAACGTTCCTGAGGGGCTGCTAGCCACTGTCACC GTGTGCCTGACGCTGACAGCCAAGAGGATGGCACGCAAGAACTGCCTGGTGAAGAACCTGGAGGCAGTGGAGACGCTGGGCTCCACCTCCACCATCTGCTCCGACAAGACGGGGACCCTCACGCAGAATCGCATGACCGTTGCCCACATGTGGTTCGACAACCAGATCCATGAGGCCGACACCACCGAGGACCAGTCCG GTGCCACATTCGACAAGCGCTCGCCCACCTGGGCAGCACTGGCCCGCATCGCTGGGCTCTGCAACCGTGCCGTCTTCAAGCCGGGCCAGGAAAACATCTCCATTTCCAAG CGGGACACGGCGGGTGACGCCTCGGAGTCGGCGCTGCTGAAGTGCATCCAGCTCTCCTGTGGCTCCGTCGAAAAGATGCGGGACAAGAACCCCAAAGTCACCGAGATCCCCTTCAACTCCACCAACAAGTACCAG CTCTCCATCCACGAGCGGGAGGAGGACCCCCAGGGGTACCTGCTGGTGATGAAGGGGGCCCCCGAGCGCATCCTGGACCGCTGCTCCCGCATCCTGCTGCAGGGCCAGGAGGTGCCGCTGGACCAGGAGATGCGGGAGGCCTTCCAGAATGCCTAcctggagctgggggggctgggtgAACGTGTCCTGG GTTTCTGTCACCTCTACCTGTCCCCGGACAAGTTCCCCCGCGGGTTCAGGTTTGACGCCGACGAGGTCAACTTCCCCACCAGCAACCTCTGCTTCGTGGGGCTGATGTCCATGATTGACCCCCCCCGTGCCGCTGTCCCCGACGCCGTCGGCAAGTGCCGCAGCGCCGGCATCAAG GTGATCATGGTGACGGGGGACCACCCCATCACAGCCAAGGCCATTGCCAAGGGGGTGGGCATCATCTCGGAGGGCAACGAGACGGTGGAGGACATCGCTGCCCGTCTCAACATCCCCGTCAGCCAGGTCAACCCCCG GGAGGCGAAGGCTTGTGTGGTACACGGCTCCGACCTGAAGGACATGACCTCGGAGCAGCTGGACGAGATCCTCAAGAACCACACCGAGATCGTCTTCGCCCGCACGTCCCCCCAGCAGAAGCTCATCATCGTGGAGGGCTGCCAGCGCCAG GGTGCCATAGTGGCAGTGACAGGGGACGGGGTGAACGACTCCCCGGCACTGAAGAAGGCTGACATCGGCATCGCCATGGGCATCGCTGGCTCCGATGTCTCCAAGCAGGCGGCCGACATGATCCTCCTCGATGACAACTTCGCCTCCATTGTCACCGGCGTGGAAGAAG GGCGCCTGATCTTTGACAACCTGAAGAAGTCCATTGCCTACACCCTGACCAGCAACATCCCTGAGAtcacccccttcctcctcttcatcatcgCCAacatccccctgcccctgggCACTGTCACCATCCTCTGCATTGACCTGGGCACTGACATG GTCCCCGCCATCTCCCTGGCATATGAGGCAGCCGAGAGTGACATCATGAAGCGCCAGCCCAGGAACCCCCGAACGGACAAGCTGGTGAACGAGCGGCTCATCAGCATGGCCTACGGGCAGATCG GGATGATCCAGGCACTGGGCGGTTTCTTCACCTACTTCGTGATCCTGGCTGAGAATGGCTTCCTGCCCGGCACGCTGGTGGGCATCCGCCTGGCCTGGGATGACCGCTCCACCAATGACCTGGAGGACTCCTATGGCCAGGAGTGG acctaTGAGCAGCGCAAGGTGGTGGAGTTCACCTGCCACACCGCCTTCTTCGCCAGCATTGTGGTGGTGCAATGGGCCGACCTCATTATCTGCAAGACCCGCCGCAACTCTGTCTTCCAGCAAGGCATGAA GAACAAGATCCTGATCTTCGGGCTGCTGGAAGAAACGGCGCTGGCAGCATTTCTCTCCTACTGCCCCGGCATGGGGGTGGCCCTGCGCATGTACCCCCTCAA GGTCACTTGGTGGTTCTGCGCCTTCCCCTACAGCCTCCTCATCTTCGCCTACGACGAAGTGCGCAAGCTCATCCTGCGCCGCTACCCCGGTG GCTGGGTGGAGAAGGAGACCTACTACTAG
- the KCNJ9 gene encoding G protein-activated inward rectifier potassium channel 3, which produces MAQDNAAFCGVTEGVPGEAKPPPVPPRRRGAGARKRQRYVEKDGKCNVQHGNVRETYRYLTDIFTTLVDLKWRFSLLVFILAYAVTWLFFGLIWWFIAYCRGDLDHLEDHAWTPCVNNLNGFVSAFLFSIETETTIGYGHRVITDKCPEGIVLLLLQAILGSMVNAFMVGCMFVKISQPNKRAETLVFSSHAVVSLRDDRLCLMFRVGDLRDSHIVEASIRAKLIKSKQTQEGEFIPLDQTDLSVGFETGDDRLFLVSPLIISHEIDERSPFWDVSRHQLEKDDFEIVVILEGMVEATGMTCQARSSYLADEVLWGHRFTPLLSLEEGFYEVDYGGFHQTVPVPTPACSARQLAAAAARRDAHLYWSIPSRLDQPLEEAAAAEGGGDPDTPRERNGTLASPEAR; this is translated from the exons ATGGCGCAGGACAACGCCGCCTTTTGTGGGGTCACCGAGGGGGTCCCCGGGGAGGCCAagccccccccggtgcccccccgaCGGCGAGGGGCCGGTGCCCGCAAGCGCCAGCGTTACGTGGAGAAGGATGGCAAGTGCAACGTGCAGCACGGGAACGTGCGGGAGACCTACCGCTACCTCACCGACATCTTCACCACCTTGGTGGACCTCAAGTGGCGCTTCAGCCTCCTCGTCTTCATCCTCGCCTATGCCGTCACCTGGCTTTTCTTCGGCCTCATCTGGTGGTTCATCGCCTACTGCCGAGGGGACCTGGACCACCTGGAGGACCACGCCTGGACGCCCTGCGTCAACAACCTCAACGGCTTCGTCTCCGCCTTCCTCTTCTCCATCGAGACGGAGACCACCATCGGCTACGGCCACCGCGTCATTACCGACAAGTGTCCGGAGGGCatcgtgctgctgctgctccaggccaTCCTGGGCTCCATGGTCAATGCCTTCATGGTGGGCTGCATGTTTGTGAAGATCTCCCAGCCCAACAAACGAGCCGAGACCTTGGTCTTCTCCTCCCATGCCGTGGTCTCCCTGCGGGACGACCGCCTCTGCCTGATGTTTCGCGTGGGTGACCTGCGGGACTCGCACATCGTGGAGGCCTCCATCCGCGCCAAGCTCATCAAGTCCAAGCAGACGCAGGAGGGCGAGTTCATCCCCCTGGACCAGACCGACCTGAGCGTGGGCTTCGAGACGGGCGATGACCGCCTCTTCCTCGTCTCGCCCCTCATCATCAGCCACGAGATCGACGAGCGCAGCCCCTTCTGGGACGTCTCACGGCACCAGCTGGAGAAGGACGATTTCGAGATTGTCGTCATCCTCGAGGGGATGGTGGAGGCCACAG GGATGACGTGCCAGGCTCGGAGCTCGTACCTGGCGGACGAGGTGCTGTGGGGCCACCGCTTCACCCCGCTGCTGAGCCTGGAGGAAGGCTTCTACGAGGTGGACTACGGGGGCTTCCACCAGACCGTGCCGGTGCCCACCCCGGCCTGCAGTGCCCGGCAGCTGGCAGCTGCGGCCGCCCGCCGTGATGCCCACCTCTACTGGTCCATTCCCAGCCGCCTGGACCAGCCgctggaggaggcggcggcggcagaggGAGGGGGGGACCCCGACACCCCCCGGGAGAGAAATGGCACCCTGGCCAGCCCCGAGGCACGGTGA